The stretch of DNA ctcagaTGCACGttgagaaagaggcgagctGCGTGCAGTGGCGCTTCGGCACGACCCGGCGATTGACCCTTGGGAAGGCTATTGCGGCGCCTTGGCCGCAATGGGCGGCTTCCGGACGAATTCGAGATTTACTTCCCTGAGAAAGCCAAAGAAAATCGCGAGACACCCCTAATCGTTCAGAGGCAACTGGGTTGCTCTCAACACTGGGCACGGTGGGGCTGTCTTCCATGTGCCGGGAAGGCGTTCCGCGGCAGCCCGCGAAAAGGACGGGAAGATCTGCTGTGTCGGCATCACATCGCTTTGGCGCATTTTTGCGCGTTTCAGGTGCAAAaaaggaaggcagaaaaccAGCAGTTCGTCAACTTCCGTAGAACACCCGTAGCTAAGCGAAAACAACGAAAGCAGCAATGGTGTAGTCTGGTTGTCGCGCTGTTGAAGCACCTCTCTTCACACAATGTCGAGGCCTGCACTCTGGGGACAGCCATCCCGGATCTTTTCACAAAACGACACAGTTCAAGAGCAAAGACGGAAAAACGTGCCTAACCCAAAGACAGGATCTCTGCCCTCTCTCCGGCAACCGGCCTTCGctcaggtgtctgtacacccgtACTCACCGGATACGCTGGCGCACGAGGTCCATTCGCTCCTCCGGAATGTAATCCAGTCTCTTGTACCTGAAAGAAAACCAAGGGCAGGAAAAGAGGCCTTGCCTGAACGAATCACTTGTCCATTTGTACCTATtttgtgtatgcatgcatttgaaGCGCAACCTAAACAAAACGCAAATACTAAACtatgcacgtatatatatatatatatatacacatatatatggcCTGAACTGTTCACGGCGTACGTAGACATCCTTGGGAGGTCGTTTCTGTTGCATTCCGCCCATCTTTGTTCTGTCAGTTTCCAGAGTTTTGAAAGCGGCGTTAGCATTTCTCACCGGATGTCAGTCTGCAGTCTCTCGAGCAGCTTCGTGAATTTTTCGCCGTGCTCGTCGCATCCTCGGCAAACGTCCGGGTTCTGACGCAGCCAGAGGACGAACGCCTCCTTCAACTCGTTACTCTGTAACATCCAGAGCATACAAACAGTCAAGTCCACGCGCCATACACACGCACGGCTACACATACAATTCATAAattgtttgcatgcgttggCGTAACTCCAGAAGGGCGCGCGCACGGCtcgcacatgcatgcagctgcacAGGTAGGCAGATATCAAGTGATCGGGTAGATGGACCCGTGCACCGTTTAATGTGCAAAGgtacatatgtatgcatgaTAATATCCGCCTTCGTCGGTATATCTCAGGAAAAGGCAATTCCTTTCCATCCTTCCTTTCCTGATCCTTGTCCCTGCACAAACCCCgccttgtttcttctctctttcttctcctctctgcctcgcgccttcctcgcgagcCCCTCTTCCCTCCATCTCAGCCCGCAGCCGCCTTTCCCTGCTCACCCACTCACTAGCGctccccctttctcccctccctctgtttctctctctttcgttcccTCTGGCTCTTTTTCGTAGGCTGCTcaccctctccttcttccacttttcGAAATTGGCGAGTAGTTCAGCTGGAGGTAAGCCGTCGAAGAGCCGTTTGTTCGTCTGCAGCTCCTCGAGAACCTGCGCAAAAACAAAGAAGCAACGTTCCTGACCACACCAAATCTCCAAAACGGTCTTCTCTGCACGTCCTTAACGCGCTGACCTCCTGAGGCTGCTTCTTCACTCTGCCACTGCTTCACTATCAGCAAGGAATGTACCCCCTCATCGCGGGGATTCTGTGCAGCCTGCCTGCGCAGTTTCCCCTCCAGTTTTCCTCAAAGACTGGTTTTTGCACGAGGTGAGTTTTCCTCGACACGTGTGAAAGTGGGCTGTACATATACCGGGCGTGTTCTCGTCCAccatgcatgcagttctcACCTCGTCGAAAGACGCACTCAGTTTCTCACAAGGCAGTGTGTTCAGCTTCGTCAGGAAAAGGCGCACGCGGCCCGTGGTAAACTCTCTACcaaaaggagaaagcagagaacgcaGCGTTGGTGATTCGAAAAAAAGACGATCTCATTCGAGGACCGAGACACTTCTCTCAGAGCCAACCTCCCTTCTGTCCCAAAACACTTCCATTCACGCGTCGGTAGCAGAAAAACTGTGTCGAACGGCAAAAATGGACACATGGCGAGATTGATATGGAACAGCGAAATAAGGAAATTCATTGAGATACGTCCGCCGACTTTGCTGTCGGTATCAACATGCGCaaagatatatgcatacatccGTAAAGGTGCATGCGCAAACCTCCACATGCAACTCTATACATAAACACATGTACTGACAGATACACACAAAACAGACAAAGACACGCACGCACATTCAAcgcgtacatatatatacatagaccAGGGTGTACATATTTTTTTCTGTGGGAGGATGTGTGCGGGATCTTCAGCGAAATCCGATTccgaaacggaaaacagaaCGCGTCTCTGAACATATCAGTGAACAAGTGCACTTCTcatgtgtgtttgtgcgtctgcatgcggcagacATATTCCCCCTGAGGCTGGACTGCACATATGACAAGCCTTGAGTCTCTgtgaggaagagcggaaagcAAAAAGACTTGTCGATGTTTTTCGAAAGAACTGGGGGCTGTGCGTGGCCCGCTGCGCCTCTCACTGCGACATACTCCACAAAAGAGACGTAGagcttctgcttctctgaCTCAGAGAGATTGTCGGTGTGGAAccgactgtctcctttgaGGAGGTCGACGGGGATAActtcgcttcctgcttcgcTGAAGAAAAGTTccaagaggagacagaaacgcgtcgaagttccgaaacggagagcagagaagggagtggacagcggcggcgtccgcaaagcgagaaaaaaggcgcgagaaagcgagaaaggtgCACAGACACCCCGCCGGCagcgagacaagagagatacgggagagaaaggacgcgagaaaaggatgacagaaggacagaaaagaagtgCGCGACATGAAGCAACAaccacgcagagagaacgccaGAAAccggcaaagaagagaaagagaaggaagcgaacaaaaaggaaaggaagtaaagggaaagcaggaggaagaagaaaaaaccgagacaTGAGTCAGAAACACGACACAGGCGACACGAGAAGGTGCAAACGTGTAACTGGTATAGATATACATTTATGTTCCATGCAACTCTAGAGGTGAGCAAAGGTAGCGGCCTGCAACGGGTCTAGGCGAGACACGGACAGAACGAATGACTCTGAGGAtcgagtgtctcctcacCTGTTTGTAAACGGATTCTTCACACGCTCCACCAACATGTTCCTGCAGAGCGGCAcgcgagacaagagaagcACTGAAAATGGAACCTGCTGATCTTCCGAacaaatacacatatatgcatatatatatatatatatatatatatgcatgtatatttataAATTTGCGTGTACCGAGGGTACACTCCGCTCCTCGAGTGACCATTTCtcggctgtcgctctctcgcggacTCCCTTCGGGGCAAGCTTCCCccggcgccgcgcctcgtccctcgccttctgcccgcccgcctcctttctccacgCGCATCGGCACCCGCACGCAAACGCAGATACGTATAAAGCGACAAATGCGTCGTGTACCCTTCCGTACAAGCATAGATACTAACAAATGTATGGGCATATACTCATATATGTTTGTTTTACAGGAAgctcgagaagagacgagcggagTGGCTTACATgaaggcggcggctgctTCTGTTTTGACCAAACGCGCGCGCtttgtttctgcgtcttcgacGGCACTCTCGGCgttgcgcttcttctcctcgttcaAGAAAGTCAGCTCCTCACAGACCTGCTGGAAgattctttctctctcactcgCCGATCCCTACGCATGcaaagaaggggaaacgcaggaACACTTGGCGTGCGCATGCGCTACAACCCCCCAGACTCCACGCATGCGTCCCCACAAATGCATCCGTCTCTACGAGTAGAGATATGCTTCGGAACAGAAATGCACAGACGCCTAGAACAGACGTCTAGAGCAGTGATATCTCCACGAGAGACCCGAGGAATATACTCAGAGAGCCGCATACGTACATGCGCACGGTCGGGTGCGTGCGTGCCGCCCTTCAAAAGGTGTATACACACTTGAGACCGGGGAGGGAGTTCGGTGCTGCTGAAAAGATATGTGTAGCGAAACACAgccacatgcatgcatcccaAAAGAGTCTGCTTTTTAGGCAGGGCCCTGCAGTCCACGTGCTCCGCGATATTTACTCGGTTTCGACCTTTGCTAGCGCATGCAGAACCCGAAATTCTTTGCTCCCTGGGGGGCGTGTCCAGTGTTCCTGTCGTCCCTTCGCGTTGTCCCCTCCAGGTTCactcctctgcttcttgcgtctctcctttcccttttctgtccttctctctgcgttcttaCAAGCAGAAGATACTGGGGATGCGAGCGCAGTTCCTTTCGCAGCGCCGCCCATTCGTCGCTCGGACGCTCCGCCATCTTCTCTCTAAAAGAAGTCACGGTCGCCACAGAACACGAACACCCTTGTCGTCCTCTGCCTAACTGCTAAGGAGACGGGTTACAACAAAAAGACTGGCATGCGCCACGACACGGCTGTATACGCATCTATACGCTTGAATACAGATGTGCACATATTTGTGTGTATATGAATAACTGGAGCCATCGGGGTACGTAGGCATGGATACGGTCTaccgtttccgtcttccagCTTCCAAGTAAACGACACATTGAAGTGGGCGCGTGCAAACGCGGCTGCAGCACAACGCGAAAAGCAAAgatatgtacatacatatataaatgtatctACATAGATACACGAAGGCTGTGAGCGGCTATCTGGAGGTGTGCTTACCGCATGAGTTTTTTGAAGTCGCGTTTGATGTTGTTTTTCTTCATATTTTTTTcttgtcgccttctgtcAATTGTCTCCTCCACCAGGCGCTTGCGAATCGGCACCCAGTCCGCTGGAGGGACACCAGCCGCAATCCAGCGCGGGTCATGCCCGCAGCGTTTCTCGAGTGTCTCGACAGTCGACGAGGCGTGGACGTGGCCGCTCTCATACAGCTCATTCATCAGTTCTCTGAAGGCGTCGATCAGCTGAGCACCAACAGACGGAAACCCAAAACGCGAAAGAATGACGCTGCCGCAGGGACGCGACTCAAATCCAGACACCGACAGCCAGAACGAAAGGCGAACATCTCCACAAGAAGATACAAAACCGCCAACAGAATGGCTGTTCGCACGATCAGACCTCCCCAGGAatccgtgtgtgtgtatatgtatgtatgtatgtatgcatgcatgtatgtatgtatatatgtatatatatatatatatatatgcatgtatatatgcatatatacatgcatgtatatatgcatgtgtataccCATACGGACACAAGTGGGCATGTAGACGTTCACGCATTTATGGGTGAGTGTGTAGGTTGAAGTGTGTATtgggtgaagaagaaagggagggtCTACGGGAAAAAACTGAAGTCACCAAACAGCCTTTGTCCCCGCCCGCCGCCACTATGTCTGGGGCGATAAGGCCCCGGCGGCGCGTTCCCAAACGCAGCGCACCTCTTTCTGGCCTTGTCGGTTTTCGGCGACAACTTCCTTTAAGCATTTCTCGAAAAGGCGCTTCCTTTGCTCGGCCGGAATGGCGGCGAACCGAGGATCGAAGAGAAGCTTGGGCAGCACCTGACAAGCAAATGCAGAAAGGGAGATGAAAGGCATGCGCATAcgaacgaaaaggaaaaccgaaaatagaagaagaaagaagagcagaGGGGATGCTGGttcttcctcaccttctCGTAGTGCGCAAAGGGTCCGAGATTCCTCTCACGGAGCATTTGTTTGAAGTCCTCGTAGCGGGCCATCTGCAACTGGAGCTGCCTCATTTCCTCCAACTCTTCCTCATCGTCGCTCGAGTCCGAGTCAGACgattcttcgctctctctcgctcgcttcgcgttctcctcccGATCTTGGGCGCTCTCCTGCTCGGTATCTCCGCCCTGGCGAGCGGTCGCGCGCCCGGCGGAAGCCGCAGAAGCCGCGGCGGGCACAGCCGCAGGAGACTGCCTGCAGGCAGCTCCGCCCGTGCGCTCGTCGATCGCCTTGACGAGATCGGCAATTTCTGGCGGGCACGTCCAGGTCGCCTAAAAACACACATGGGCAAACCAAAAAAAGACTATgggcatctctctctgcataAAACAcgatatatgcatataaaaATACACAcgtatggatatatatatataaagatgGAAAAGTAGatacgtgtgcatgcacagatatATGTGTTCATAGGGATGCATAtatcaacatatatatatatatatatatatatacatgcatacagatacatacaGTATAGGTACGCATACACATGTAGCTAGAGAAACGTTTCGATGCACGTGAACGTGCATCTCAccttttttgtttttttgtgGTAAAAGTATTTTAGGCCGGTTGTCGTTTCGACGCGGTACCTgcgaagagcaaagagaggatGGAACcccagagacgaagaaaatgCCCAGTTTGTTGCTCTTGCGCACGCTCAATTTCTTTTGTCTGCGGCGAGAAACACCAAAACAGGctgtgtcttcgtctcgtcttGGGTTGGTCTCgatttctcttcgtttccccttcctttctcgggTTCTCTCAGCCGCAGTCGCAAAAGGAAGCAGTCCGCATTTGCGTAAAACGTGACGGTCTAAGAGTCTCGCAAaagccgagaggaaagaaagagaagcctGTGACCCATCGACACCTTGCGTTGAAACAGCATCCaggggagagcgaggaccaCCGTCCGTTGGGTGTACACGTGGGCGTACAGtccgcttttcttttcgggCTTTCCTGATGCAAGAGGAAGCACAGGTTTCTCctgtcctcgctttcctagctcgccctctctctggggTGCGCGATGTCCCCTCTCTCCAAGCACTCACCGCcagctctttctcttgctaCGCAACCAGCTCCTTCCCCCCATAAAAAACTTCACAGGCGAATCTGAAGCAAAGCGAGtgcgtatgcatatatatatatatatatatatatatatttatatatataagttTGCTTGTGGGTACTGGTATACCGGGGTACATGCATAGAAATATATAAATCTATGTATGTCATCCTTCTCTCCGAgtgctcttttctccctttcccctgcGCGTTCTTGTCTGCGCGTTCGGCATCCCCTCTGTGTGACTGTACACGGACCGCCGCGATCCaacgagacgccg from Neospora caninum Liverpool complete genome, chromosome XI encodes:
- a CDS encoding putative FF domain-containing protein, yielding MHPLASSPLGASGVGTVPAGGRGRGLIFARADNRPHWMRAADGEAAASPAPADQTTVSPGTTSAPAILKLAAPGSSPANQASLPRTSHAAETAGAAAAAAFLHAPGAPTGPTFGNFGPSPFSNEAFPHPNGPHASPCGVPTAGTFGQGLAFGVPGAGGTSEPSPSRGPQILAPPKIPFQPFRSQEDGGAALPQQGSFQWSQPPFPFFGSAPQAALAGGVQTPDAHGAQGAATDEGSSLQEMQKRFEEQMRIQQKEILQQILQQMQAQRDASAAVDEPQNASVAGKVGKPECYEAIGSTAWYRVETTTGLKYFYHKKTKKATWTCPPEIADLVKAIDERTGGAACRQSPAAVPAAASAASAGRATARQGGDTEQESAQDREENAKRARESEESSDSDSSDDEEELEEMRQLQLQMARYEDFKQMLRERNLGPFAHYEKVLPKLLFDPRFAAIPAEQRKRLFEKCLKEVVAENRQGQKELIDAFRELMNELYESGHVHASSTVETLEKRCGHDPRWIAAGVPPADWVPIRKRLVEETIDRRRQEKNMKKNNIKRDFKKLMREKMAERPSDEWAALRKELRSHPQYLLLGSASERERIFQQVCEELTFLNEEKKRNAESAVEDAETKRARLVKTEAAAAFMNMLVERVKNPFTNSEAGSEVIPVDLLKGDSRFHTDNLSESEKQKLYVSFVEYVAVLEELQTNKRLFDGLPPAELLANFEKWKKERSNELKEAFVLWLRQNPDVCRGCDEHGEKFTKLLERLQTDIRYKRLDYIPEERMDLVRQRIREVNLEFVRKPPIAAKAPQ